In Cicer arietinum cultivar CDC Frontier isolate Library 1 chromosome 1, Cicar.CDCFrontier_v2.0, whole genome shotgun sequence, one DNA window encodes the following:
- the LOC101513103 gene encoding uncharacterized protein, with the protein MCFYYIYSWDILIEWTNMFPTYNNRAKVEVGGNNIPKSMLSFFSVMSSVSVKIWLSFIFGDNTCHVICVEPFTMFAFDFFLTLLNEVVTMKLEDSVLGILVDSRSDNFLVDIKGPALAFLPVLAFEGGTRRNIPKFEPMGKQESLVP; encoded by the exons ATGTgtttctattatatttattcCTGGGATATTTTAATAGAATGGACTAATATGTTTCCGACCTACAACAACAGGGCTAAAGTGGAAGTTGGTGGAAATAATATCCCAAAATCAATGCTTTCATTTTTCAGCGTAATGTCATCTGTTAGTGTCAAAATTTGGTTGTCTTTTATATTTGGAGACAATACCTGTCATGTAATTTGTGTTGAACCTTTTACAATGTTTGCTTTCGATTTCTTTCTAACCTTATTGAATGAGGTGGTAACCATGAAATTAG AGGATTCGGTTCTTGGAATACTTGTTGACTCCAGATCAGAT AACTTTCTTGTGGATATAAAAGGACCTGCTTTAGCATTTCTACCAGTGCTTGCATTTGAAGGAGGAACCAGAAGAAATATACCTAAGTTTGAG CCAATGGGAAAGCAGGAGAGTTTGGTGCCCTAA